GTCGATGATCTGGCGGCCGGTCGCCGCATCGAGGTTGCCGGTCGGCTCGTCGGCGAACAGCAGTTTCGGCGCGATCACGAAGGCGCGCGCCAGCGCGACGCGCTGCTGCTCGCCGCCGGACAGGTGTTTGGGATAATGGCGCAGACGTTGGCCGAGCCCGACGCGCTCCATCATCGCGAGCGCCGCGTCGGCTGCGTCCGGCCTGCCGGCGATCTCGAGCGGCAACAACACGTTCTCGAACGCGGTCAGCTGCGGCATCAGCTGGAAGTTCTGGAACACGAAGCCGACCCGGTCGCGGCGCAGCAGAGCGCGCGCGTCCTCGGAAAGACTCGACAAGGCTAGGCCGAACATCCACACCTCGCCGCCGGTCGGATGGTCGAGCCCGGCCAAGAGCGACAGCAGCGTCGACTTGCCGCTACCGGACGCGCCGACGATGGCGACACTCTCGCCGTCGGCCAGCGTCAGGCTGGCGCTCTTAAGGATGGTTAGCGCCTCGCCGTTCAGATGCACTTGCTTGGCGAGCCCGCGCGCCGACAGAATGGACGTTTCTTCGAGGGGATGGGACATGCGTTTCCTGTATCGCTGGCTGAATCTGGTCGTGCTGGCCTTGACCGCCCTGCCCGCCGCCGCCGCCACTGTGATGGTGTTCGGCGACAGCCTGTCGGCCGGCTACGGCCTGTCGCCGGGACAAGGCTGGGTCGCGCTCATGCAGACAGAATTGGGGACGAAGCACCGTATCGTCAACGCCAGCCTGTCCGGCGAGACCACCGCGGGCGGCCTGACAAGACTGCCCGACGCGCTCAAGAAGCACAAACCCGACGTGGTGGTGATCGAACTGGGCGCCAACGACGGCCTGCGCGGCCTGCCTATCGATGCGATGCAGGATAACCTGGCCAAGATGGTCGGGCTGGCCCGCCACGCCGGTGCGAAACCGGTGCTGGTCGGCATGGCGCTGCCCCCCAACTATGGCCCGCAATACACCGCCAAGTTCCGGGGCAGCTACGCGGCGCTGGCGCGCCGCGAGAAACTGCCGTTCGTGCCCTTGCTGTTCGCCGGCTTCGCCACCGACCGCGCGCGCTTCCAGGGCGACGGCATCCACCCGAACGCCGGCGCGCAGCCTGTCATGCGCGACACGGTACTCAAGACGTTGCGACCGCTGCTGCGCTGAGGCGCGGCACCTTGGCTGCAAGCTTGGCCGTCGACGGCCATGAAAAAACCCCGCGAGGCTTCGCGGGGTTTTTCTTGCGGCAGGACGCTGATTACAGCTGACCGGCGTTCTCGGCCAGATAGGCGGCCACGCCTTCCGGCGACGCGCTCATGCCTTTTTTGCCCTTGTTCCAGCCGGCCGGGCACACTTCGCCGTTTTCTTCGAAGAACTGCAGCGCGTCGACGATGCGCAGCGTTTCGTCGATGTCGCGGCCCAGCGGCAGGTCGTTCACCACCTGGTTGCGCACGACGCCGGCCTTGTCGATCAGGAAGGTGCCGCGGAAGGCGACGCCGTCTGCGGACTCGACGTCGAAGGCCTTGACCAGTTCGTGCTGCAGGTCGGCGACCAGCGTGTAGCCGACCTGGCCGATACCGCCCTTGTCGACCGGCGTGTTACGCCACGCGTTGTGGGTGAAGTGGCTGTCGATCGACACGCCGATCACTTCGACGTTGCGCTTCTTGAACTCTTCGACGCGATGGTCGAAGGCGATCAGCTCGGACGGGCACACGAAGGTGAAGTCCAGCGGGTAGAAGAACACGACGGCGTACTTGCCTTCGGTCTCTTGCTTGAAGTTGAAGTTCTCGACGATTTCGCCGTTGCCCTTCACGGCGGCGAAGGTTTTTTCGGCGCAGCCGAAGAACGGAGCTTGCTTGCCAACGAGTACGGCCATGGAGATCTCCTTGAAGAACCGGGTAAAGAAGTGGCCGGAAAATCGGCCAACAGAAAACGGGGTGGTTATAAATCAGCACGCGGCCGGGCGACCAATTGGAAATCCATATCGTCGCGATTGAAACCGGCTATGCGCAACCACGCTAGCCTTGAACTATGGGGGTGGCAGCGGGCATTTCAAGCGCGGCGCGCCCCTTTAACAGCAAAACGGGCGGAAGATTCCGCCCGTTTTCTGTGAGCCTAAAGCTCGGCCAAGCTTTTCAAAAAATCACACGCCTGAACTCTTAGCCTGCGCCATTTTCTGGTGCAGGCGCAGGTTCAGTTCGCGCAGCTGCTTCTCGTCGACCGCGTTCGGCGCGTTGGTCAACAGACACTGCGCGCGCTGGGTCTTCGGGAAGGCGATCACGTCGCGGATCGACTCGGCGCCGGCCATCAGCGTCACCAGGCGGTCGAGACCGAACGCCAGACCGCCGTGCGGCGGCGCGCCGAACTTCAGGTTTTCGAGCAGGAAGCCGAACTTGTTCTGCTGTTCTTCCGGCGAGATCTTCAGCGCGGCGAACACCTTTTCCTGTACGTCGGCGCGGTGGATACGCACCGAACCGCCGCCGATTTCCCAGCCGTTGAGCACCATGTCGTAGGCGCGCGCCATGCAGCTGGCCGGATCGGTTTCCATCAGGTCCTCGTGACCCGGCTTCGGCGACGTGAACGGGTGGTGGCACGCGGTCCAGCGGTCGGCTTCCTCGTCGTGCTCGAACATCGGGAAGTCGACCACCCACAGCGGGCGCCATTCGCGCTTGAAGTAGCCACCGGCTTCGCCCTTCTCGTGGCCGATCTTGATGCGCAGCGCGCCGAGCGCCTCGTTGACGACCTTGGCCTTGTCGGCGCCGAAGAAGATGATGTCGCCGTCCTGGGCCTCGGTGCGCGCGATGATTTCGTTCAGCGCGGCAACCGACAGGAACTTCACGATCGGCGACTGCAGGCCGCTGTTCTCATCGTTGCTGAGTTTCGTCTTGTCGTTGACCTTGATGTAGGCGAGGCCCTTCGCGCCGTAGATGCCGACGAACTGGGTGTACTCGTCGATCTCCTTGCGGCTGAACGCGGCGCCGCCCGGCACCCTGAGGGCGACGACGCGACCGTTCGCCATGTCGGCGGCGCCGCGGAAGACCTTGAATTCCTCGGTCTTCATCAGATCGGTCAGTTCGGTGAACTTGAGGCTGACGCGCAGGTCCGGCTTGTCCGAGCCGTAGTAGAACATCGCGTCGTTGTACGCCATGCGCGGGAAGTCGCCGAGTTCGACGTCCATCACGTCGCGGAAGATCTCGCGCGCCATGCCCTCGGTGATGTCCATGATCTGGTCCTCGTTCAGGAACGAGGTTTCCAGGTCGATCTGCGTGAATTCCGGCTGGCGGTCGGCGCGCAGGTCTTCGTCACGGAAGCACTTGGTGATCTGGTAGTAGCGGTCGAAGCCGGCCACCATCAACAGCTGCTTGAACAGCTGAGGGCTTTGCGGCAGCGCGAAGAATTCGCCCGGGTGCACGCGGCTCGGCACCAGGTAGTCGCGCGCGCCTTCCGGGGTCGATCGGGTCAGCATCGGCGTTTCGATGTCGATGAAGCCCTGCTTGTCGAGGTACTGGCGCACGCCCATCGCGACGCGGTAGCGCATGCGCAGGTTCTTCTGCATCGCCGGGCGACGCAGGTCGATCACGCGGTGGGTCAGGCGGACGTTTTCCGACAGGTTCTCGTCGTCGATCTGGAACGGCGGGGTGATCGCGGCGTTGAGGATCTCGATCTCCTTGCCGAGGATCTCGACCTCGCCCGACACCAGGTGGGCGTTGACGGTGCCCTGCGGGCGCTCACGCACGAGGCCGGTGATCGACACGACGAACTCGCCGCGGCAGGCGTCGGCGGTGGCGAAGGCGGCCGGCACGTCCGGGTCGAACACCACCTGCACCAGGCCTTCGCGGTCCCTGAGGTCGATGAAGATCACGCCGCCGTGGTCGCGGCGACGGTGCACCCAGCCCTTCACGGTCACGGTCTGGCCGAGGTATTTCTTGTCGATGAGTCCGCTGTAATCGGTTCGCATAATCTTTGCTTCAATCTCGGGAAAGGGTTGGGGTGATGATGCCAGACTTGGGCGACGGCGCCACCACGCCCATGGAGATGACGTATTTGAGCGCTTCGTCGACGCTCATGTCGAGTTCGCGCGTGTCGGCCTTCTTCACCATGACGAAGTAGCCCGACGTCGGGTTCGGCGTGGTCGGCACGTAGACGCTGACGAATTCGTCGCCGTCCAGGTGTTCGCTCACCTGCGACGCCGGCGCGCCGGTCTGGAAAGCGACGGTCCACGCGTCCTGGTGCGGGAAGCGCACCAGCAGCGCCTTGCGGAAGGCCTGGCCCGAATCGGACAACAGGGTGTCGCTCACCTGCTTGACGCTGCTGTAGATCGACTTGACCACCGGGATGCGCGACAAGAGCGCGTCCCAGAAGTCGATCAGACGTTGGCCGAGCACGTTGGCGGCCAGCATGCCGGTGCCCAGCAGGATCAGCACCGCGAGCAAGACGCCCAGGCCCGGGATCGCGAAGCCGAACAGCCGTTCGGGACGCCAGGCGTCGGGCAGCAGGTTCAGCGTCTGGTCGAGCGAGCCGACGATCAGGTTGAGGACCCACAGCGTCACCGCCACCGGCAGCCAGATCAACAGGCCGGTGACCAGATAACCCTTGAGGGTCATCTTGATATGCTTCATTTCAGGAGTGGCCACAAGGTCCCGATCCGCAGCTATGACCGCCGCCCGCGTTGCTGGTGGAAGACGACGACGCGCTCGAGCCGCCCTTGAAGTCGGTCGCGTACCAGCCCGAGCCTTTCAGCTGGAAGCCGGCGGCCGACACCAGCTTCTGGTAGTCGGCGCTGCCGCACTCGGGGCAGGCGGCGAGCGCTGCGTCGCTCATCTTCTGCAGGTGCTCTTTGCGCACGCCGCAGGCGGGGCATTGGTATTCGTAGATCGGCATGGTTCGAGTCCTCGTGCGCTTAGAGTCGGCCGCAGGCAAAAGCCCCCGGCCAGGCAAACATCGTGGCGGAGCGCGTAAAAAGCAAGACCGCCCAAACGCGCGATTATATCCGACTGACCGCCCGGCGAAAAAGGGCGGCGCGATTCGTCGACGGCGGCATGCGGCGCGGGCGTTTTGCCGGCCCCTGCAGCTCGGGCTTTTGCTCGGCCCCCGTGCATCGCCCCGGCCGACAGCAGCGCCGATATCCACGTGATCCCCACCGACGAGAGAGAGGCCCGCCGAGACACGGTCCCTCTTGGGCTGAAGCCGGACATCGGCACAGCTCGGCCAAGCCCCAAAGCTTGGCCGAGCTTTACTGACTAATGCTCCATCCAGTCGTTCAGCATCAGCCCGACGCCGATCCCGCGGTTGTGGTGGTTGTAGTCGAGCAGGCTCTCGCCGTAGCCGTCGAACGCCTGCAGATAGCCCTTCAGCCGGCCGGCGACCGGGAAGGTCCAGTCCAGCTGCAGCGCGCCCTTGCCGCTCCCCGGGTTGTAACGCGCCGTGGCGCCGAGCGTGTGGCGCGCCCTCTGATAGTAAACGGACAAGTCGCCGTGGCCCATGTAGTCGACGATGTCCGGGTTGTTGTCGCGGACGGCCGACTCGGGCAGCCGGTACCACACGCGGCCGACGACGTTCACCGGGCCGTTTTCGAGCCCCGCCATCGCGTACACGCGGTTCCAGCTGCGCGACTCGGGGTCGGTCTGGCCGTTCGACTGGTGGACGAGGCCGAGGCCGGCGAGCCGCCAGCGCCAGCCCAGCGGCAACTTTGCGTCGACCGGCAAGGTCGCGATCGCCTCGGGTTCGTAGTCGGTCTCTCGAAAAGGCGCCGACCATTGCTTGTTGTAGACCTGCCAGTGCGACTGCTGCGTGTAGCCGAACCACAGGTCGACCGGCGTGCCGAGCACGTTCTGCCAGACCTTGGTCTTCAGCGAGATCTGCAGCTTGGCCTCGGTGTTCTTCAATTCGTCGCCGAAGATGGTCGCGGTGTCCTGCGTCGGCGTCTCCGGCGTGCCGTTCGGCCGGGCGTTGTACCAGACCGGCAGCACGTAGGTCGGCCGGTAGGCGCGCAGCACGAAGGTGCCTCGCGCGTCGTCGTCGTCGAGGTCCCACTGGTGCGATAGCGCCGACGGCGGCGGCTTCACGGTGTCGGCGATCACTTCGGAAGGCCGCGGCGTGACTTCTTGCGGTTCAACAGGCGCCGGCACAAGCTCGGCCAACGCGGCAAGGGATGACACGGTCACCGCGCCGTCGCTGACCGCCGATGCAACGCCCGGCACGCCAAGGCCGTCGTAGCACTTGAGCCGCGCGTTGCCGTCGTAGAGCGCGCGACAGCCGGCGAGCGCGTCGGTCAGCGACACGGCTCGTGCGGGCAAGGCGATGGCGAAGGGAAGAAGGACGAGGAAGAGACTGCTGCGCATGGCGTGGCGGAAAAATGGCGATCCCGCCATTGTCGACCATCATCTCTCGCGTAACAAAACGACTGTTTTAACGAATGTTGCGCCGCAAATACAAAGGGCCCCGCGCGATGCGGAGCCCTCGGTATTCTTTGGCGCGTGCCTAAATCAGGCAGCCATGGCCTTGACCTGGGCCGACAGGCGGCTCTTGTGACGAGCGGCCTTGTTCTTGTGGAACACGCCCTTGTCGGCGATGCTGTCCAGCACTTTGGTCGACGCCTGGAAAACGGCCTG
This DNA window, taken from Crenobacter cavernae, encodes the following:
- a CDS encoding arylesterase; translation: MRFLYRWLNLVVLALTALPAAAATVMVFGDSLSAGYGLSPGQGWVALMQTELGTKHRIVNASLSGETTAGGLTRLPDALKKHKPDVVVIELGANDGLRGLPIDAMQDNLAKMVGLARHAGAKPVLVGMALPPNYGPQYTAKFRGSYAALARREKLPFVPLLFAGFATDRARFQGDGIHPNAGAQPVMRDTVLKTLRPLLR
- a CDS encoding peroxiredoxin, whose product is MAVLVGKQAPFFGCAEKTFAAVKGNGEIVENFNFKQETEGKYAVVFFYPLDFTFVCPSELIAFDHRVEEFKKRNVEVIGVSIDSHFTHNAWRNTPVDKGGIGQVGYTLVADLQHELVKAFDVESADGVAFRGTFLIDKAGVVRNQVVNDLPLGRDIDETLRIVDALQFFEENGEVCPAGWNKGKKGMSASPEGVAAYLAENAGQL
- a CDS encoding phospholipase A codes for the protein MRSSLFLVLLPFAIALPARAVSLTDALAGCRALYDGNARLKCYDGLGVPGVASAVSDGAVTVSSLAALAELVPAPVEPQEVTPRPSEVIADTVKPPPSALSHQWDLDDDDARGTFVLRAYRPTYVLPVWYNARPNGTPETPTQDTATIFGDELKNTEAKLQISLKTKVWQNVLGTPVDLWFGYTQQSHWQVYNKQWSAPFRETDYEPEAIATLPVDAKLPLGWRWRLAGLGLVHQSNGQTDPESRSWNRVYAMAGLENGPVNVVGRVWYRLPESAVRDNNPDIVDYMGHGDLSVYYQRARHTLGATARYNPGSGKGALQLDWTFPVAGRLKGYLQAFDGYGESLLDYNHHNRGIGVGLMLNDWMEH
- the aspS gene encoding aspartate--tRNA ligase, which produces MRTDYSGLIDKKYLGQTVTVKGWVHRRRDHGGVIFIDLRDREGLVQVVFDPDVPAAFATADACRGEFVVSITGLVRERPQGTVNAHLVSGEVEILGKEIEILNAAITPPFQIDDENLSENVRLTHRVIDLRRPAMQKNLRMRYRVAMGVRQYLDKQGFIDIETPMLTRSTPEGARDYLVPSRVHPGEFFALPQSPQLFKQLLMVAGFDRYYQITKCFRDEDLRADRQPEFTQIDLETSFLNEDQIMDITEGMAREIFRDVMDVELGDFPRMAYNDAMFYYGSDKPDLRVSLKFTELTDLMKTEEFKVFRGAADMANGRVVALRVPGGAAFSRKEIDEYTQFVGIYGAKGLAYIKVNDKTKLSNDENSGLQSPIVKFLSVAALNEIIARTEAQDGDIIFFGADKAKVVNEALGALRIKIGHEKGEAGGYFKREWRPLWVVDFPMFEHDEEADRWTACHHPFTSPKPGHEDLMETDPASCMARAYDMVLNGWEIGGGSVRIHRADVQEKVFAALKISPEEQQNKFGFLLENLKFGAPPHGGLAFGLDRLVTLMAGAESIRDVIAFPKTQRAQCLLTNAPNAVDEKQLRELNLRLHQKMAQAKSSGV
- a CDS encoding FmdB family zinc ribbon protein gives rise to the protein MPIYEYQCPACGVRKEHLQKMSDAALAACPECGSADYQKLVSAAGFQLKGSGWYATDFKGGSSASSSSTSNAGGGHSCGSGPCGHS
- a CDS encoding ABC transporter ATP-binding protein; translated protein: MSHPLEETSILSARGLAKQVHLNGEALTILKSASLTLADGESVAIVGASGSGKSTLLSLLAGLDHPTGGEVWMFGLALSSLSEDARALLRRDRVGFVFQNFQLMPQLTAFENVLLPLEIAGRPDAADAALAMMERVGLGQRLRHYPKHLSGGEQQRVALARAFVIAPKLLFADEPTGNLDAATGRQIIDLLFQLNAEERTALVLVTHDTELASRCDAIYRLVDGRLVGARA
- a CDS encoding DUF502 domain-containing protein; this encodes MKHIKMTLKGYLVTGLLIWLPVAVTLWVLNLIVGSLDQTLNLLPDAWRPERLFGFAIPGLGVLLAVLILLGTGMLAANVLGQRLIDFWDALLSRIPVVKSIYSSVKQVSDTLLSDSGQAFRKALLVRFPHQDAWTVAFQTGAPASQVSEHLDGDEFVSVYVPTTPNPTSGYFVMVKKADTRELDMSVDEALKYVISMGVVAPSPKSGIITPTLSRD